From one Marmota flaviventris isolate mMarFla1 chromosome 1, mMarFla1.hap1, whole genome shotgun sequence genomic stretch:
- the Pdk4 gene encoding pyruvate dehydrogenase kinase, isozyme 4 — MKAARFAMRSASSLSSVGLVPREVELFSRYSPSPLSMKQLLDFGSDNACERTSFSFLRQELPVRLANILKEIDVLPDRLINTSSVQLVKSWYIQSLMELVEFHEKSPEDQKNLSDFVDTLIKVRNRHHNVVPTMAQGILEYKDACTVDPVTNQSLQYFLDRFYMNRISTRMLMNQHILIFSDSQTGNPSHIGSIDPKCDVVAVVQDAFESSKMLCDQYYLTSPELKLTQVNGKFPGQPIHIVYVPSHLHHMLFELFKNAMRATVEHQESCPSLTPVEVIVVLGKEDLTIKISDRGGGVPLRITDRLFSYMYSTAPTPVMDNSRNAPLAGFGYGLPISRLYAKYFQGDLNLYSLSGYGTDAIIYLKALSSESVEKLPVFNKSAFKHYQMSSEADDWCIPSREPRNLSKEKMAM, encoded by the exons ATGAAGGCGGCCCGCTTCGCGATGCGCAGCGCCAGCTCCCTGAGCAGCGTTGGCCTGGTACCCCGGGAGGTCGAGCTTTTCTCTCGCTACAGCCCCTCCCCGCTTTCCATGAAGCAGCTGCTGGACTTTG GTTCAGACAATGCATGTGAAAgaacttctttttcatttttgcgACAAGAATTGCCAGTGAGACTAGCCAATATCCTAAAGGAGATTGATGTCCTCCCTGATCGATTAATAAATACTTCTTCAGTGCAGTTGGTTAAAAGCTG GTATATCCAGAGCCTGATGGAGTTGGTGGAATTCCATGAGAAAAGCCCAGAAGACCAGAAAAATTTGTCAGA CTTTGTAGATACACTCATCAAAGTTCGAAATAGACACCACAATGTAGTACCTACAATGGCACAAGGAATCTTAGAGTACAAAGATGCCTGTACAGTTGACCCAGTCACCAATCAAAGTCTTCAGTACTTTTTGGATCGATTTTATATGAACCGTATTTCTACTCGGATGCTGATGAACCAGCACA TTCTTATATTTAGTGACTCACAGACAGGAAACCCCAGCCACATTGGAAGCATTGATCCCAAATGTGATGTGGTAGCAGTGGTCCAAG ATGCCTTCGAGAGTTCAAAAATGCTCTGTGATCAGTATTATTTAACATCTCCAGAATTAAAGCTCACACAAGTAAATG gaaaatttccAGGCCAGCCAATTCACATCGTGTATGTTCCTTCTCACCTTCATCATATGCTCTTTGAATTATTCAAG aatGCAATGAGGGCAACTGTTGAACACCAGGAAAGTTGCCCTTCCCTCACACCAGTTGAGGTGATTGTTGTCCTGGGAAAAGAAGACCTTACAATTAAG ATTTCGGACCGAGGAGGTGGTGTTCCCCTGAGGATTACAGACCGCCTCTTCAGCTACATGTACTCCACTGCACCAACACCCGTGATGGACAATTCCCGGAATGCACCTTTG GCTGGTTTTGGTTACGGCTTGCCAATTTCTCGTCTTTACGCCAAGTACTTTCAAGGAGATTTGAATCTCTACTCTTTGTCAGGATATGGGACAGATGCTATCATCTACTTAAAG GCTTTATCATCTGAGTCTGTAGAAAAACTCCCCGTCTTTAACAAATCAGCCTTCAAACATTATCAGATGAGTTCCGAGGCTGACGACTGGTGTATCCCAAGCAGGGAACCAAGGAACCTCTCAAAGGAAAAAATGGCTATGTGA